One part of the Thermodesulfobacteriota bacterium genome encodes these proteins:
- a CDS encoding sugar phosphate nucleotidyltransferase, with amino-acid sequence MKSMILAAGMGTRLLPYTEKTPKPLFPVAGQPLLDIIIRKLMHAGSTAIIINTHHLHQKVESFIRKIEYSIPIYTRYEPAILGTGGGIKNVIDFVGNQPFMVVNSDIVTDIDLKKVYDYHLNHTYPVTLVLCDNHFFNSVSLNKNGFIIDFAKESSTPSRDLMTFTGIQVIDPEVFDFIPDHVFSSIIDAYKKMISLGKKIKGFISAKDYWQDIGTPAGYQQAVFDIMAPEAFKRAFPPNRPHKIKQTKLKGDGSERKWYRLTAGSKSLVMADHGIRESNEACEVDSFAAIGRHLHKANLPVPNIHLYDTFSGLVFVEDLGDINLQALVQKAENPKVIFSLYKSVINHLIDLSVSGSTGFDLSWTYQSDIYDKNLIMQKECRYFVEAFLTGYLGIHANFEDLTDEFSLLADHALVSSYNGFMHRDLQSRNVMVKNENCYFIDFQGGRLGPIEYDLASLLIDPYVSLPCSIQNRLLEYCLEKLISRVDFDTDTFRSCFKYCSLTRNLQILGAFGYLSQVKHKAYFANYIPKAVETLKKNLFSIGNPKLPKLTSMVKKI; translated from the coding sequence ATGAAATCTATGATACTGGCCGCCGGAATGGGTACGCGGCTTCTCCCCTATACCGAAAAAACACCCAAACCTCTGTTTCCGGTTGCCGGACAACCCTTGCTCGATATTATCATACGCAAACTGATGCATGCGGGATCAACCGCAATTATCATCAATACCCATCATCTGCATCAAAAGGTTGAATCATTTATCAGGAAAATAGAATACAGCATACCCATTTATACACGCTACGAGCCGGCAATTCTTGGAACGGGCGGGGGCATAAAAAATGTAATCGATTTTGTCGGTAACCAACCATTTATGGTGGTTAACAGTGATATTGTGACCGATATTGATCTTAAAAAGGTATATGACTATCATTTAAATCATACATATCCGGTCACCCTGGTTCTTTGTGATAACCATTTCTTCAACTCTGTTTCACTCAATAAAAACGGATTTATCATCGATTTTGCAAAGGAATCTTCTACACCATCCAGAGATCTTATGACTTTTACCGGTATTCAGGTGATTGATCCCGAGGTTTTTGATTTCATACCGGACCATGTTTTTTCCAGCATCATTGACGCCTATAAAAAGATGATATCCCTGGGCAAAAAAATAAAAGGGTTCATATCAGCAAAAGACTACTGGCAGGATATCGGGACACCAGCCGGTTATCAGCAGGCGGTTTTTGATATAATGGCGCCTGAAGCGTTTAAAAGGGCATTTCCCCCCAACCGGCCCCACAAAATTAAGCAAACGAAATTGAAAGGTGACGGCTCTGAGAGAAAGTGGTATCGACTGACTGCGGGAAGCAAATCACTGGTCATGGCAGATCACGGCATCAGGGAAAGCAATGAGGCATGCGAAGTGGACTCTTTTGCCGCCATAGGCCGTCACCTGCATAAGGCGAACCTACCGGTTCCAAACATACATCTGTACGATACATTTTCCGGCCTGGTTTTTGTGGAAGACTTGGGAGATATAAACCTTCAAGCACTGGTCCAAAAAGCAGAAAACCCGAAAGTCATCTTTTCCCTTTATAAATCGGTGATAAACCATTTGATTGACCTGTCTGTGTCAGGTTCGACCGGTTTTGATTTGTCTTGGACATATCAGTCTGACATTTATGATAAAAACCTAATCATGCAAAAGGAATGCCGTTACTTTGTCGAAGCATTTTTAACCGGATACCTTGGTATCCATGCAAATTTTGAAGATCTAACAGATGAGTTTTCACTCCTGGCCGACCACGCGCTTGTCTCATCATATAATGGTTTTATGCACAGAGATTTGCAGTCACGCAACGTTATGGTAAAAAATGAAAATTGCTATTTTATCGATTTTCAGGGGGGACGTCTGGGACCCATCGAGTATGATCTTGCATCACTCCTTATCGATCCATATGTAAGTCTCCCCTGCTCTATTCAAAATCGACTCCTTGAGTATTGTCTTGAAAAGCTGATATCTCGTGTTGATTTTGATACCGACACATTTCGCAGTTGTTTCAAATATTGCTCGCTGACGCGAAACCTCCAGATACTGGGTGCTTTTGGATATCTCAGCCAAGTCAAACATAAAGCCTATTTTGCCAACTATATCCCCAAAGCGGTTGAAACTTTAAAAAAGAATCTTTTTTCAATTGGCAACCCTAAATTGCCAAAGCTAACATCAATGGTTAAGAAAATATAA